A window of Amycolatopsis sp. AA4 contains these coding sequences:
- a CDS encoding cupin domain-containing protein, whose product MSADLDPAVPAIPQPRRAREKPFHTNVYELPSVRGKQQQVLTPAVHAGVAPVRRLAVGAVEMPGGHSTYAHEHPESEIVVIVVEGIAASLCGEDMTPVLHRPGSVIWIPPGVAHAAVNLHPRARVLGFEARTDRTFGEDTVLRPDLDALVDERVHRLRRDYARGRLDARLRPAAVPVLREGA is encoded by the coding sequence ATGAGCGCCGACCTGGACCCGGCCGTGCCGGCGATCCCGCAGCCCCGGCGGGCACGGGAAAAACCCTTCCACACCAACGTCTACGAGCTGCCCTCCGTGCGGGGAAAGCAGCAGCAGGTGCTGACCCCGGCAGTGCATGCGGGCGTCGCGCCCGTGCGCCGCCTGGCGGTCGGGGCGGTGGAGATGCCGGGCGGGCACAGCACCTACGCGCACGAGCACCCCGAGTCCGAGATCGTCGTCATCGTCGTCGAGGGGATCGCCGCGTCGCTGTGCGGCGAGGACATGACTCCCGTGCTGCACCGCCCGGGCTCGGTCATCTGGATCCCGCCCGGCGTGGCCCACGCTGCGGTGAACCTCCATCCCCGCGCGCGGGTACTCGGGTTCGAGGCGCGCACGGACCGCACCTTCGGCGAGGACACGGTCCTGCGCCCCGATCTCGACGCGCTCGTCGACGAACGCGTCCATCGGCTGCGCCGCGACTACGCGCGCGGCCGCCTCGACGCGCGCCTGCGCCCGGCCGCGGTACCCGTGCTGCGGGAGGGGGCGTGA
- a CDS encoding MAB_1171c family putative transporter, producing the protein MVDSIGTVFHLFIVVVGVCVVVYKLVDLIRSPGRPAMWALWSAFLTLTLAIISGLRWVPVSPASAEVIWIVQHWLIFIAFAGLELFFFLSVIPQQRRAWRAFAPHGAVLLAAAAAMTVGFVAALATEQPDFLHLERYFGLWLTSMLLAYTAGFAAAMLAISRLASRWSRITDRPWMRRGLRLLAIGCWISLVYSAHKIAYSLLVVAGSPPPWSQLQVEVVLSALGVTFALVGLVLPALGPRLSAARSWFRHAGAYRRLEPLWREFADPDRGVTPEVVLANPAPWWATTFALHRRVIEIWDGRKRIRDYLDPAVERAMFETGVQRGLADTELAAFVEAECLREALRLKRAGRPPPDAGGIPPPRTGNNLAASVTFLEQVAAALAQPAPPAAQDPVTP; encoded by the coding sequence GTGGTTGACAGCATCGGCACCGTCTTCCACCTGTTCATCGTCGTCGTCGGGGTCTGCGTCGTCGTCTACAAGCTCGTCGACCTGATCCGCTCTCCCGGCAGGCCGGCGATGTGGGCGCTGTGGTCGGCGTTCCTGACGCTGACCTTGGCGATCATCTCCGGCCTGCGGTGGGTGCCGGTGTCGCCTGCCAGCGCCGAGGTGATCTGGATCGTCCAGCACTGGCTGATCTTCATCGCGTTCGCCGGGCTGGAGCTGTTCTTCTTCCTCTCGGTCATCCCGCAGCAGCGCCGGGCGTGGAGGGCGTTCGCGCCGCACGGAGCCGTTCTGCTGGCAGCCGCAGCGGCGATGACCGTCGGGTTCGTCGCCGCGTTGGCCACGGAGCAGCCGGACTTCTTGCATCTCGAACGCTATTTCGGTCTCTGGCTGACCTCCATGCTGCTGGCCTACACCGCCGGGTTCGCCGCAGCGATGCTCGCGATCTCCCGGCTCGCGTCGCGGTGGTCGCGGATCACCGACAGGCCGTGGATGCGTCGTGGCCTGCGCCTGTTGGCGATCGGCTGCTGGATCAGCCTCGTCTACAGCGCCCACAAGATCGCCTACAGCCTGCTGGTCGTGGCGGGCAGCCCGCCTCCGTGGTCGCAGCTGCAGGTGGAGGTCGTCCTCTCGGCCTTGGGCGTGACGTTCGCCCTGGTCGGTCTGGTCCTGCCCGCCCTCGGGCCGCGGTTGTCGGCGGCGCGGTCGTGGTTCCGGCACGCAGGCGCGTACCGCCGTCTCGAGCCGCTGTGGCGGGAATTCGCCGACCCAGACCGAGGGGTCACCCCGGAGGTCGTGCTGGCCAACCCGGCCCCGTGGTGGGCCACGACGTTCGCGCTGCACCGGCGGGTGATCGAGATCTGGGACGGGCGCAAACGGATCCGCGACTACCTCGACCCCGCCGTCGAACGCGCGATGTTCGAGACCGGCGTGCAACGCGGCCTGGCCGACACGGAACTGGCCGCGTTCGTGGAGGCCGAGTGCCTGCGCGAAGCCCTGCGCCTCAAGCGCGCCGGGAGACCGCCGCCCGACGCCGGCGGCATCCCCCCGCCCCGCACCGGGAACAACCTCGCCGCGTCGGTGACGTTCCTCGAACAGGTCGCCGCCGCCCTCGCCCAGCCCGCCCCCCCCGCAGCACAGGATCCCGTGACACCGTGA
- a CDS encoding alpha/beta hydrolase codes for MAAAAATVLAAAVIPPAASADTAAGQRTCRDVTIPAKVGVLDVSVHGVLCTPDGPAKDTVQLLLHGGTYNASYWDYPVAGGRYSYARQANSGGYTTLALDRLGSGTSSRPLSAQVTVDSQADVVHQVVRRLKAGEVTGSQIPRVALVGHSMGTGVASVETTTYHDVDAVVLTGGTSQLDTGALLKTLTSQVWPAALDPAFGPLIDPLYLTTRPGARAAAFHDAGDVDPEVVRYDESTKDVASPVELTGVVLKGFSRNTTRKITVPTMLQVGSHDRLFCAPGNAVDCASPQALAQAQATAFGPAARLHTSVLPGAGHDLQLARNGADAARDVTHWLDTTLPAQ; via the coding sequence GTGGCTGCCGCGGCGGCCACGGTGCTGGCGGCGGCCGTGATCCCGCCCGCCGCGTCTGCCGACACTGCCGCCGGGCAGCGAACCTGCCGCGACGTCACGATCCCGGCGAAAGTCGGGGTGCTCGACGTGTCCGTCCACGGCGTCCTGTGCACACCGGACGGCCCGGCCAAGGACACCGTCCAGCTGCTGCTTCACGGAGGCACCTACAACGCGTCCTATTGGGACTACCCCGTCGCCGGAGGCCGCTATTCCTATGCCCGGCAAGCGAATTCCGGCGGCTACACCACGCTGGCGCTCGACCGGCTCGGGTCGGGAACAAGCTCCCGGCCGCTCAGCGCGCAGGTGACGGTGGACAGCCAGGCCGACGTCGTGCACCAGGTCGTCAGGCGGCTCAAAGCGGGCGAGGTCACCGGATCCCAGATCCCGCGCGTCGCGCTGGTCGGGCACTCGATGGGCACCGGAGTCGCGTCGGTCGAGACGACCACCTACCACGACGTCGACGCCGTTGTGCTCACCGGCGGCACCTCCCAGCTCGACACCGGCGCGCTGCTCAAGACGCTCACCTCGCAAGTGTGGCCGGCCGCGCTGGACCCTGCCTTCGGGCCGCTGATCGACCCGCTGTACCTGACGACGCGGCCCGGCGCGCGTGCCGCGGCGTTCCACGACGCCGGCGACGTCGACCCGGAAGTCGTCCGGTACGACGAATCCACCAAGGACGTCGCCTCGCCCGTCGAGCTGACCGGAGTCGTGCTGAAGGGCTTCTCGCGCAATACCACCCGCAAGATCACCGTGCCGACCATGCTGCAGGTCGGCAGCCACGACCGCCTCTTCTGCGCCCCGGGCAACGCCGTCGACTGCGCGTCCCCGCAAGCCCTGGCCCAGGCACAGGCCACCGCGTTCGGCCCGGCCGCGCGCCTGCACACTTCCGTGCTTCCCGGCGCAGGGCACGACCTGCAGCTGGCGCGCAACGGCGCAGACGCCGCCCGCGACGTCACGCACTGGCTCGACACCACCCTCCCAGCGCAGTAA
- a CDS encoding alpha/beta hydrolase, whose protein sequence is MASARTPVRNRRLRRLGAVAAAAPTVLAAVAIPAAASADAAAQRTCRDVTIPVSTGQLDASVHGVICAPRGPGNGAVQVLLHGGTYNSSYWSNLDTGGGESYVSRAVAAGYATLALDAIGSGASSHPASTLVTGAAQAEAVHQAIARARAGQLDGRRYRQAALVGHSLGSLVAVMTASRYPRDADAVVLTAYSHTIDPAQVQHSLANMHPAAEEGRPLDPGWLTTRPGVRPALFHSPSDADPVITGAEETHKDVGSATELADAATVGTADAATRAITAPVLEANGQQDSWSCAAVDCSSSGAFKAAEQRNFSRPLSAYIQPRAGHALTLAASRRAALDAITGWLGIALHHRAPQATDTAGRIAGEP, encoded by the coding sequence ATGGCATCTGCACGCACACCTGTCCGGAACAGACGGCTCCGGCGGCTCGGCGCGGTCGCCGCCGCAGCGCCAACGGTTCTCGCGGCAGTCGCGATCCCGGCCGCCGCGTCCGCCGACGCCGCCGCGCAGCGCACCTGCCGCGACGTCACGATCCCCGTGTCCACCGGGCAGCTCGACGCGTCCGTCCACGGAGTTATTTGCGCGCCGCGCGGCCCCGGGAACGGCGCCGTCCAGGTGCTGTTGCACGGAGGCACCTACAACTCGTCGTACTGGTCCAATCTGGACACCGGCGGCGGGGAGTCCTATGTCAGCCGCGCCGTCGCCGCCGGGTACGCGACGCTGGCGCTCGATGCGATCGGCAGCGGCGCCAGCAGCCACCCGGCCAGCACCCTGGTCACCGGCGCCGCACAAGCCGAGGCTGTGCACCAGGCCATCGCCCGGGCCCGGGCCGGGCAGCTCGACGGGCGCCGCTACCGGCAGGCGGCGCTCGTCGGGCACAGCCTGGGCAGCCTGGTCGCCGTCATGACCGCCAGCCGGTACCCGCGCGACGCCGACGCCGTCGTGCTCACCGCCTACTCCCACACGATCGACCCCGCCCAGGTGCAGCATTCCCTCGCGAACATGCACCCGGCGGCCGAGGAAGGACGGCCGCTGGACCCGGGCTGGCTGACCACCCGCCCCGGAGTCCGGCCCGCCCTGTTCCACTCCCCCTCTGATGCCGACCCGGTCATCACCGGCGCCGAGGAAACGCACAAAGACGTCGGGTCGGCCACAGAACTGGCCGACGCCGCGACAGTCGGCACCGCCGACGCCGCAACCAGGGCGATCACCGCGCCGGTGCTCGAAGCCAACGGGCAGCAGGACTCCTGGTCGTGCGCCGCGGTCGACTGCAGCAGCTCCGGCGCGTTCAAAGCCGCCGAACAACGCAACTTTTCCCGGCCCCTCTCGGCCTACATCCAGCCGAGAGCCGGACACGCCCTCACGCTGGCCGCCTCCCGCCGGGCGGCGCTGGACGCGATCACCGGATGGCTCGGCATCGCACTGCACCACCGCGCGCCCCAGGCCACCGACACAGCCGGACGGATCGCCGGCGAGCCATGA
- a CDS encoding helix-turn-helix transcriptional regulator, which translates to MKVIHESTWMSQTEAQLNIYVRWGKGSVMEEPGKGSTIADRLQYLVNVRSESRGGPWSDVEIAEGIEKQGLGSISAQTVRRLRIGETDDPKIGTLASLAKFFGVETSYFTDDDPAASMNELRYLLALRDGTMRHHLMRAGELSDDNQDIVGGLIANLLAVERKHNRQAAGDTDGGKGTSAG; encoded by the coding sequence GTGAAGGTCATTCACGAGTCAACATGGATGTCGCAGACTGAGGCTCAACTCAACATCTATGTTCGCTGGGGGAAAGGGTCGGTGATGGAAGAACCAGGCAAAGGCAGCACGATCGCCGACCGCCTCCAGTACCTGGTCAATGTGCGGTCGGAGTCGCGAGGCGGCCCGTGGAGCGATGTCGAGATCGCCGAGGGCATCGAGAAGCAGGGGCTCGGGTCGATCAGCGCGCAGACGGTGCGGCGGCTCAGAATCGGTGAGACTGACGACCCGAAGATCGGCACGCTGGCGAGCTTGGCCAAGTTCTTCGGGGTCGAGACGTCCTATTTCACTGACGACGACCCGGCGGCGTCGATGAACGAGCTACGCTACCTGCTCGCCCTGCGGGACGGAACAATGCGGCATCACCTGATGCGCGCGGGCGAGCTCAGCGACGACAACCAGGACATCGTCGGAGGTCTCATCGCAAATCTGCTGGCCGTCGAGCGGAAGCACAACCGGCAGGCGGCCGGGGATACAGACGGGGGAAAGGGGACCTCGGCCGGATGA
- a CDS encoding aminotransferase class I/II-fold pyridoxal phosphate-dependent enzyme, translating to MTAGGVRAAPEHAPGRTPVGMVRMSGNESPSGPLPAALRVMMDAVRDVHRYPDTVSADLVHALAEHLRVPPETVTVGPGSSALLQRLLAAVCTRTDDELLVPDPAFQAYRLFAAHAGAPVRTVALSTDWAVDLDAVAAAIGPSTRVVVISNPHNPTGTIAGQQQLRRFLAAVPADVLVVLDEAYVEYAAEGLADGVALAKERWAGGHDNVAVTRTFSKAYGLAGLRVGYAIAPPMLAAELAASALPFEVSGVGQAAALASLVSRERMRARCDLTAAERARVLDALREQGFVPPPSHANHVWLPVGEDAARFERHCRDFGIAVLAYPGLGVRITLGSRADNDLMLAAARAWASGAGERTP from the coding sequence GTGACTGCCGGCGGCGTCCGCGCCGCGCCGGAGCACGCCCCGGGGCGCACGCCCGTCGGGATGGTGCGGATGTCGGGCAACGAATCGCCGTCCGGGCCGCTGCCCGCCGCGCTGCGGGTGATGATGGACGCGGTCCGCGACGTGCACCGCTACCCCGACACCGTCAGCGCCGACCTGGTCCACGCGCTCGCCGAGCATCTGCGGGTGCCGCCGGAGACCGTGACGGTCGGGCCGGGGTCCTCGGCGCTGCTGCAACGCCTGCTGGCCGCGGTGTGCACCCGGACCGACGACGAGCTGCTGGTGCCGGACCCGGCGTTCCAGGCCTACAGGCTGTTCGCCGCGCACGCCGGCGCGCCGGTGCGCACCGTGGCGCTGAGCACGGACTGGGCGGTCGACCTGGACGCGGTCGCGGCGGCGATCGGGCCCTCGACCCGCGTCGTGGTGATCAGCAACCCGCACAACCCGACCGGCACGATCGCCGGTCAGCAGCAGCTGCGCCGGTTCCTGGCCGCAGTGCCCGCGGACGTGCTGGTCGTGCTCGACGAGGCCTACGTCGAATATGCGGCCGAGGGCCTGGCCGACGGCGTCGCGCTGGCGAAGGAACGCTGGGCCGGCGGCCACGACAACGTGGCGGTGACGCGCACCTTCTCCAAGGCCTACGGGCTCGCGGGACTGCGCGTCGGCTACGCGATCGCGCCGCCGATGCTGGCCGCGGAGCTCGCCGCCTCGGCGCTGCCGTTCGAGGTCTCCGGCGTCGGCCAGGCCGCGGCGCTGGCGTCGCTGGTGTCGCGCGAGCGGATGCGCGCGCGGTGCGACCTGACGGCCGCCGAACGCGCGCGCGTGCTGGACGCGTTGCGGGAGCAGGGATTCGTTCCTCCGCCCTCGCACGCGAACCACGTGTGGCTTCCAGTGGGCGAGGACGCAGCCCGGTTCGAGCGGCACTGCCGCGATTTCGGGATCGCCGTGCTGGCCTACCCCGGTCTCGGGGTCCGGATCACCCTCGGGTCCCGCGCTGACAACGACCTGATGCTCGCCGCCGCCCGCGCCTGGGCGAGCGGAGCCGGCGAGCGGACCCCGTGA
- a CDS encoding phosphatase PAP2 family protein, with the protein MTAQKPATRDSHAKTTLQRAARVITEILAPWAVILLLSLAMAAKATGFRLWPTLLWGAVVAVFSAGVPMAFITRGAKAGQYDSHHVNNREGRGPVLLVCFGSTAIGLTILLVGSAPPAMVIMTWAMLAVLVVTGTITVAAKWKISMHAAVSAGGVAMLAFLYGPWALLLLLLVALVSWSRVVLRDHTPGQVAAGGVAGFVVCGALFLWLL; encoded by the coding sequence GTGACCGCTCAAAAGCCCGCCACCCGCGACTCGCACGCCAAGACGACCTTGCAGCGGGCCGCTCGGGTGATCACCGAAATCCTCGCCCCCTGGGCTGTGATCCTGTTGCTGTCATTGGCGATGGCTGCCAAAGCGACCGGATTCCGCCTCTGGCCGACTTTGTTGTGGGGGGCGGTTGTGGCGGTGTTCTCCGCCGGGGTGCCGATGGCGTTCATCACGCGCGGAGCAAAGGCCGGGCAGTACGACAGCCATCACGTCAACAACCGCGAGGGCCGCGGTCCGGTGCTGCTGGTGTGCTTCGGGTCGACCGCGATCGGGCTGACGATCCTGCTGGTCGGGTCCGCTCCCCCGGCCATGGTGATCATGACCTGGGCGATGCTCGCCGTTCTCGTCGTCACCGGCACGATCACGGTGGCAGCCAAGTGGAAGATCTCGATGCACGCGGCCGTGTCCGCCGGCGGTGTTGCGATGCTCGCGTTCCTCTACGGCCCGTGGGCGCTGCTGCTGCTACTGCTGGTCGCGCTGGTCAGCTGGTCGCGGGTCGTGCTGCGTGACCACACCCCCGGCCAGGTCGCCGCAGGAGGCGTCGCCGGATTCGTCGTCTGCGGCGCGCTGTTCCTCTGGCTGCTGTAA
- a CDS encoding YitT family protein: MTAHRRSVPAGQAPALASRLARLVVGAVGIGAGIALLQRARFGMSPMDVLHLGIAQRFGFSLGGGIIAAQAVMLMAFLPLRIRPGVGTVVGFVIPAVVADLLLAVLPTVDPVLPRIGLLAAGGACFCAGVATYLAAELGPMPRDGLMLAFGKGRPRRIAAVRIGLDIAFLVVGTALLGPDAALHGGGIGPGTLVLALGCGPAIAWLLRRARRGPGRARRVPEQAQPGNVIPLPSQRFDVSPHRFDR, encoded by the coding sequence GTGACCGCGCACCGCCGGTCCGTTCCGGCCGGGCAGGCTCCGGCGCTGGCGTCCCGGCTGGCGCGGCTCGTCGTCGGCGCCGTCGGCATCGGCGCGGGGATCGCGCTGCTGCAGCGGGCCCGGTTCGGCATGTCCCCGATGGACGTGCTGCACCTGGGCATCGCGCAGCGGTTCGGGTTCAGCCTCGGCGGCGGGATCATCGCCGCGCAAGCGGTGATGCTCATGGCGTTCCTGCCGCTGCGGATCCGACCGGGCGTCGGCACCGTGGTCGGGTTCGTGATCCCCGCGGTCGTCGCGGACCTGCTGCTCGCCGTGCTGCCGACGGTCGACCCGGTCCTTCCGCGGATCGGGCTGCTCGCCGCCGGAGGAGCCTGCTTCTGTGCCGGGGTCGCGACCTACCTCGCCGCCGAACTCGGGCCGATGCCCCGCGACGGGCTCATGCTCGCGTTCGGCAAAGGCCGTCCGCGCCGGATCGCGGCCGTCCGCATCGGACTCGACATCGCGTTCCTGGTCGTCGGCACCGCGCTGCTCGGCCCCGACGCCGCGCTGCACGGCGGCGGGATCGGCCCGGGAACGCTCGTCCTGGCGCTCGGCTGCGGACCGGCGATCGCGTGGCTGTTGCGCCGCGCCCGGAGGGGGCCGGGCCGAGCGCGGCGAGTTCCCGAACAAGCCCAACCCGGCAACGTGATTCCGCTGCCGTCGCAACGTTTCGACGTGTCACCGCACCGGTTCGACCGGTGA